The genomic window GAGGCGCTCGGTGTCAGCCAACCGGCGATCAACCAGCAGATGCAGGCTGCACCTCGCCTGGACGATGTCCACCCGGAAGTCTTGCTCAACGCTGCCCGGCCGGTACTGACCACACTTGCGGAGCAGTGCGGCTACCGAGATCTCGCGGTCTTCGGGTCTGTCGCCCGCCACGAGGCCCATCCGGGCTCGGACATCGATCTGCTCGTCCGCTCCCCGGAGGGCGCCTCATCCTTTGACTTCATCCGATTCAAGCAGTTGCTCGAGCGCGTCCTCGGGCGCGAGATCGACCTGGTCGACGTCGGCGGGCTGCAGCCGGGGCTCGACGACGACATCCGCCGGCAAGCCGTCGCGTTGTGATGGAGGTCCGCGCAGCCAAGGAGTTGCTCCACATCGATGCGTGGTTCCGTCGAGTCGACGAGATCGTCGAGCGGGGCCAGGACGTCTATCTCGCGGATGACCTCCTCCAGGAGGCTGGCGACTCACTCATGATGAAGATCGGTGAGGCCGCGAAGCGGCTGGCACAACACGACGTATTGGCCCCGGCCGGGGTGGACTGGGCGCTCGCCGTCGCCAACCGCAACTTCATCATCCACCAGTACGACGAGATCAACCGTCAGCTCACGTGGCAGACCCTCGCCCGGGATCTGCCCGAGTGGGCACACCATCTGCAACCGCTCATTGCAGAAGCAGTCACGTCTCTGGAGCGTCCTGAAGAACAGTCCAGCAACTGAACGAGTTGGGGAGAGGGCGGGGACGGCACAAGTAAACCAGTCATCCTGACAGTCGACGACGACTCGGTGGTCCCCGCCGCCATCACCCGGGATGCCCGTGAGCAGTACGGTCCTCCGCGTCAACTCCGTGCCATGCGGCGCACGAAGACGTGCACCCACAGCATCAGCGCGAAGAGCCCCGAGAAGGCGATGACAAGGCCACCGATGAGCA from Janibacter cremeus includes these protein-coding regions:
- a CDS encoding nucleotidyltransferase domain-containing protein, whose protein sequence is MDLVAEYRDARRAEELAKMRRGLVLRAMASSGMSQREVAEALGVSQPAINQQMQAAPRLDDVHPEVLLNAARPVLTTLAEQCGYRDLAVFGSVARHEAHPGSDIDLLVRSPEGASSFDFIRFKQLLERVLGREIDLVDVGGLQPGLDDDIRRQAVAL
- a CDS encoding HepT-like ribonuclease domain-containing protein is translated as MEVRAAKELLHIDAWFRRVDEIVERGQDVYLADDLLQEAGDSLMMKIGEAAKRLAQHDVLAPAGVDWALAVANRNFIIHQYDEINRQLTWQTLARDLPEWAHHLQPLIAEAVTSLERPEEQSSN